ACATACCTTGTTCTCCGTTCCCCACTTCACATCAGTAAGGCTAAAGCCTTTCCATATATCTTTTTTTTCGATATGGTATTTCTTCAACCCAGCCGCCCGGATATCGCGGCATCAGAGGTTCGCAACGTTTTGAACCCCGACGCACTTACCTATAAAACTACCTAAAGTTGTGGAGTCTACTACTCGACAAAACTCTTACTTAGCACGCACGCCACTTGTTTTGCTGGCAGGTTTGAGTCTTGGTGGCGTGCTCTTGGCCGTCACCTTTTTCCTTGGAATTGGTTTGGGGGCAGCAGACGTGCACCCCCAAGCTGTTTGGCAAGCGCTAGTTGCCTTCAACCCCAACTCCACCGAGCATCTCATCATCCGGACCGTGCGCCTGCCGCGATCGCTCATTGCCATACTCGTCGGAGCGGCCATGTCCATTGCCGGAGCCGTCATGCAAGGCTTGACCGGCAACCCGTTGGCCTCCCCCAATATTTTGGGAGTTAGCACCGGGGCAGCCTTTGCCGTCGTAATGGCCACCTTTGCCTTTGGGATTGGCTCTCTGAGTGTCTATGCTTGGTTCGCGCTGGCAGGGGGGGGCGATCGCCGCAGGGCTCGTCTATCTGTTTGCGGCTTTGGGGCCAGGCGGCGTCACGACCTTGAATTTAACTTTGGCAGGGACGGTATTTTCCACCCTGATTTCGACACTGACTTCCAGTCTGTTACTACTCAACCAGCAAACCCTCGAACGCGTCAGGTTTTGGTTGGCCGGTTCCCTGGTCGGGGGCGATCTCGATCTGGTGGGTCAGGTGTTACCGTTTTTACTGGCGGGGTTTGTTTTGGCCCTCGGGTTGGGACGACAAATTACGACCCTGAGTTTG
This is a stretch of genomic DNA from Rubidibacter lacunae KORDI 51-2. It encodes these proteins:
- a CDS encoding FecCD family ABC transporter permease codes for the protein MLGSRWQGGAIAAGLVYLFAALGPGGVTTLNLTLAGTVFSTLISTLTSSLLLLNQQTLERVRFWLAGSLVGGDLDLVGQVLPFLLAGFVLALGLGRQITTLSLGEGVAKGLGQNTAWIKILGAVSVVFLVGGSVAIAGPIGFLGLFVPHLMRFLVGVDYRWILPYAAVSGAILLLLADICARLLISLDYS